From the genome of Brassica oleracea var. oleracea cultivar TO1000 chromosome C4, BOL, whole genome shotgun sequence:
AAAAGATTGTCATGGAGGAAGGTCCAATGTTGCATTCCACATTGGCCTACTCCCAAGTCTATATGCATCGGTGGTGTTTACTGAGAAGTTCAGCTGCGTGAAGTTCTCCGGAATTTCTAGTAAAGCAAAGCCTGCATCACAAACTCTTGTCAACTACAATGGCAAATTAGGTTTGCTCATGTCGGAAGATTTTAGTTGTGTTTATGGAGGAAGTAAAAGTTTTGAGCTGTGGGTTCTACGAGACGCTGCGAAACATGAATGGTTCACGCATGTTTACGTGCTACCTCTTTTGTGGAAAGCTGTGGTTACAGATACCATGTGTTTTGATGGAATGGTTGGTACAAATGAGATCGTATACTGTCGGCGTGCAACCGAGACGTGCATTCCTATGTCATATACTACAATGTCGAGAGCAAGACGATCACAAAAGTTGGAGTCCAAGGAATTGAAGCCTTTCAGGGTAAAGAATGTGAAGCTTCTTTAAGCATTTCAAGTGATTTTCGTTTTGTGTGTTGCCTTTTCTCTAGCGTCTTGTTTTGGTTTGTATAGAGAAGAATATTGAGTTACATTCTTAGTATAAGTCAAAACTTGTTAAGAGATGATCAAGAAAGGTACAAAATAAAGAAGTTGAAAGAAGAGCTTTAGATGATGATTCAGTTATTAAGAAGCTTGATCCAAACGGAGATGTTTATTATTGTTATCTAGCTCTTAATTGGTCCAAACTAGTATAAGTTTATAGCCTTTGATACTTTTCTCTTCATGTCACTTGTGTGTTGGTGATGAGTTATACATTGATGTAAAGACTATAAGATGGATACCTTGATCTGAATACCATCCAAGTCCAACGCACAAGTGACAAGACTCATCTTTCATCACGTACACGGTGAAACATATATAGAGTCATAGATGATAATTTTGTGGGCTATTTTACAAGTGTAAGCTCATAATATTCAGTATTTGAGCCCAAAGTATGATCCAAGAAGGAGATATGATAAACTGATAGATATCAATATATAGCATCTGATCTCTCTTTTTCTTTTGTTGGAACTCAAGTGGATTGGCTAGAAAGGTTACTGGTAATCGACGTCTTAGCCGACAAAGCTAATGGACCACGAGGAGTTTTTTAAATATATGTTTCTTTCTTATACTAGTATTTTTATAGCTCAAAAGGTCTAATACTGACTTTCCCAGTCTCACTTTTAAAACGATGTTTATACTTTTTGTGTGTTAACTTAAAGCTAATTCATATACATATGTGCATAGTGGTGGTGAAAAAAAAAATTAAACTAAACGTGCATAATGGAGGAGTTTAAGACATTGAAAACCTAAACACTAAGACGAATTTTTCGGATTGATGGTTTAGTTTTCAGATATTTCTTGAAGAAAAATATATGTTGGAAACTTGGAATGATGCATTGGCAGATGAAGCATGTGACCAGACAAAGGTCATTGGAAAGTAGGTTTTCTTTCTTTCTTTTCTTTTTGCGTAAAGCAAAAGTAAAGTTACAGAATTAAAACATTAAACTGGAAGATACATGACTTGAGCTTAAAATATTCAGTTGACGACAGCGGATGAAACATACATGAAGGCCACGAACTAAGAGCCTTGACCAAATCATTATAAGGCAAAACCAGCTTGGAGAATCAGAAGATGTATATTCCAACTGGTGCAACGGTTGTACCGTTCTCTCCATAGGTTACCAGTTTCATATTTTTTTATTGTTTCAAAAATATAGTGACGATAATATAAATATATTGGAACAAATAATAATAGTTGTATATTCCGTTAGACAACCCATTTATTAGTTTCGTCTGTCACATGTTATATCACTAGATTTAGTCTTTAATTTCCACTTTTAGGTCTGAAATTAGTTTTTTATATAATATATAGGTGACTGAATAACATGTGAACTGGAGTATTTCTCAACTAATAACCCGCAGCAGTGGCACTGAGAAAATGGTTAAAAGTCATTGATGAGGGTTGAATTAACAATATATTTTCGAATATTTCCATGGGATTCTGATAAAAGCCAGAAGGCAAAAACCTTTCTAAAGGTAAGTGATATATATATATATATATATATATATATATATACAATTACCACCCCTTTTCTATATAAATTTGATAATGCCCATACATAGAAAAGCATGCAGCCATTACTTTGAGTTCAAGTAAAGGTGTAGAATTTCTTTTATGTTCTTGGTCCTTTACAAGCATGAAAGGATATGATATCGCTTTTTGTAGGTATACAATATTTTTATGTTCTTTGGGATCTATGAACATCTTTAACCAACCATAACTTCGTAATAACATTTGTAAATTCTGATTTCCACATGATTTGATCAGTTGAGTCCCGCTCCACCTAGTTTTATATTGCTAAGATCGACGCCGGATCTCACTTGTAAAAGTATCATCAAAATATATTTATTGTGTATAAAATATGTTTACAACCGAAGTAGACCTACTGAATACACATATATATTTAGGTGGATAGAGAAAACAATGTCGTGAAGAAGAGTGAATGATGGTGTTGGACAGTCTTGATAAGTTGATAGCGTTACATTGACTAAGATTACACGCACCACAAAGCTTTATAAATATATAGACGGCAACATCAATAACTTCTATGTTAAACAATAAACATCAATAACTTCTGAATATTTTTTCTGTTGAGTATAACATCTCCTCTCGAAGTTATTTAGATTTAAAAGATCTCCTTGTAGTTGAGTTGCAAAAAAAAAGATCTCCTTGTAGCATGTAGACATGTCACATGTTCATGATTGATGTATAAATCTGGTGGACCAAAAAAAAACAAACAGAGTAATTACACAAAGGTCGGCTTTAGTTAGACTTCATCCATCAAAACATATGGCCCATGCATGCCTCTTGCATTTGTCGCCGTGATGGCATTTCCACTATTTTGATTTTAAATTCCGAAAATACATGATTCGTATAAAAATATGTATACATGATTTTAAATTAAATTTTGCAGTATTAGAAATTTGTTGCAACAACATCAACACATTTGTTCAACAAGAACTATGTATTATTTAAGTTGACCCCACAAGAAAATCTGCTAGAAAATTTTTTTTTAGTACCTTTGTGTACAATCAATCAATTTCATCTTGTGTAATGTAATAATTCTTTTACTAGTATCAATATTGTAACCCAGAGTTTAAAAATCCAGTTAAGTTCTTTATATAAAGATTATGTAACTGGTAAAAGAAAACTGCCAACAATTACAACAATAACAATAATAAAAAAAAAAAAAAAAAATTAAACCCAGTAATATTGGTAGCCGTAGACTTTTGGGATACAGCTTAAACTCGTTTATCTTAAGTTTTATTCCTAACAAAAAGAAAGTTGCTGCTACTTAGATAATCCGCAATAATAGACAATTTGATTATCACTTTACATTAGTGAGAAGACATATCAAATTCGGATCCATTTCTCTCTGCGCCAACCGGATCAATTCTCTTGGAGACTGACTGCATATTAAAAAAGAAAAACAAAATTTACTAAAATAAAAATGAAGAAAGTCGTTGACGTTTGACTTTTGGGGTGGTTCATTAACCAATGCGGCGTGACCACGAGCCAGCCGTGTGACGAGACTGATTTCGAAGCTGATGGCGACTGGAGTACACGCGCGGGGCCCTCCAGCCTAACTGCCACCTGTTCCCCAGCCCAAGCCCAGCCCATTGCTTACTATAAATATCTCCCTTTTGTTTATTTTTATTTCTCCCCCGAAATTTATTCTGAAATAATTTTTCTCTCTTCCGTTTGATTCCGCCGTCCGATTATCTCTCAACCGCCGATAAACTTCGTCACTCAATAGATCTTGAAACCAATACTCGCTTTCTTGCTTCCTCCTCGTGCTCAAGATTCTCTCTCTCTCTCTCCCTCTCTCGCGTTTCCTTGAGGATTATAGAACTAGTTTTTCGAGATTGTTGATCGGAACTTCGATTCGATTGATTTGAATCCTCCTTCTCGACGGTGATTGAACGATTCGCGTTGCGTCTATGTATATTTGATCGTTTTATGAGATTTCCGAATCCTATTGCTGATTTTGGTTCTGCATTTTGATGATTGTTCGCAGGATGATTGTGAGGTAGAATCGAAAGGAGCTTTAAAGAGATGGATGATAGAGAAGGCTCGTTCGTTGCCGTTAGGCGTATTTCTCAGGGTCTCGAACGTGGAAGCGTTTACAATTCGTCATCTGGTAAAATCTGATCACTAAAGCGTTTCGTAGAGATGAACGTTATGCGCTTATTATATGCCTGATTTTTCGTCTAATACAGTTTAGTAGAGTAGTAATGCATTATTAAACCTTAGTATTAGAGATTTAGAGTAAGCTAAGAGATGAGCAGCTAGTATATTCATCTGTTGTTGTTGTTTATAGCTGAGGGTGTGCCTGGATCAGCAGCTTGGTTAGGCCGAGGTCTTTCATGTGTGTGTGCTCAGCGAAGAGATAGTGATACGAATTCCACCTTTGATCTTACACCTGCTCAGGTTTACTCATTTTTCTCCACTGTGTTTGAAATTGGATTTTTGTTGCTCATTATATTGAAATACTGTTTAAGTGTTTTTGTTTGTCCAAGTTGCTAATAGCTTCTACACTGTTGTTGGAGCTTGCAGGAGGAATGCTTGCAGAGTTTGCAGAACCGTATTGATGTTGCTTATGACAGCACAATTCCTCTGCATCAGGTACAGCTTTACGTGAGGGTTATCTATTTCTCATATAAAGACAGTGGATTTGAGCCATCAATTGGATATGGGAGAATACTGCTGTTTTCCATCACTTGATTTCCTATTGCATACTTGCCTTTGTAACAGCTTTGATAAACTTTTTTTTTTTATTTTTGCTTCTACTAACGCTCTTAGGAAGCTCTGAGGGATCTGTGGAAACTTGCTTTTCCTGAAGAAGAGCTTCATGGATTGATATCTGAGCAGTGGAAAGAGATGGGTTGGCAGGGCAAAGATCCGTCTACTGATTTTAGGTGTAATACTGACTTTCCTCGCCACTTTTGTTGACATTTACATTACTTGTTTCCCTCCTCTTTGACTTACGGTGCAGCATCTTTCAGGGGTGGTGGTTTCATATCTCTTGAAAACTTGCTGTACTTCGCCAGAAACTTTCAGGTAGAACTACTTCCCATGTACAATATCATTTATAGTATTTATGTGTGCCTTAACATATAATATTTTCTCCATGTAATGGGCTTGTTTCACAGTTTCCTCACGTAGTTTTATAACTGCGTGTCTTTATACTGCAGAAATCTTTCCAGGACCTTTTGAGGAAGCAGGTTGGGGATAGGTCCGTATGGGAATACCCTTTTGCTGTTGCTGGTATCAACCTAACATTCATGCTCATTCAGATGCTTGACCTTGAAGCAGGTATATGGCCACAAGAATCCACTTACCTACCCTGACTGTGATAAACACTATTTGCATGAGTACCGTTTTTGAGATAATCAGAGAGGTTCACTAACAATAATATCCTTTTAAAAAAATTACAGTAAAACCTCGAACAGCTGTTGGGGCAACTTTTCTGAAGTTCCTTTCTGGTAAGTTTCGGTTCCACTCAATAGTGCGCTGTTTTCTTTTCATCAAATTGAAATGCCTTTGATTGCTGCACACATGGTGTTTTAATTGGATTTTGGGTGTTTGCGGTGTAAGCAGAGAACGAGTCTGCCTTTGACCTTCTATATTGCATTGCATTCAAGCTAATGGATCAGCAGTGGCTTTCAATGCGCGCCTCATACATGGAGTTTAACGTAAGTAGCCACTTCTCAGAAAGTGTAGAAGTTAAAAACAGAGACATTGTGTTTGGTCATGTCATGTAATTGTTGAATGTTGTGAATATGACACAGACGGTGATGAAATCAACAAGGAGACAGCTGGAGAGAGAGCTGATGCTGGAAGACATAATGCATCTTGAAGACTTGCCTTCCTACGCCCTCCTCTCTCAATAGCCTTTTAAGAGTTTTCTAACCTCAACACTCCCGCTTTAATAACACAAAAGGTTGCTCGCTTGTGCCTCTTCTTTGACCTTTTTCTTCGACTGTTTGCTGGTTGGCTATATGAAACAGCTCTAAAACTGAGTTGTTGTGGTTATATTCAAACAAGGAAGAGGGAGATAGAGAAGGAGGTTGTGGGATAAATCTCAATTTGGTTGTGGGTTGGAAAGTGAGTTTGTAACAACGTTTGAGGGGTTTTTAGTAACTGAGTGTTGATTGATCTTTGATTGGGTAATGTTGTGTGTGGGGATAACAAATCAGTTGGTTTATCACAGTGGGCTAAACTTCTTTCATATATTTGGTGTGTTAACCCGTTGGTTTATCAAAAGTTGCTTAGATACGAGCTTTGATTGTTGTTTTATGTAGTGTTTATCTATCAACTATGCATCTTTTAAAACGAAGTTTGCTAAAAAAAAAAATTATTTATCTTGTGGTAATTTTACTACTTTTTAATTTAGGGACGACGATTTAAGAGGTTTTTGATTAGCTTTTTTAGCCTAATCTATCAACGAATTCAATTAATCTACACAATAACCGGGAAACAGAGAAGTCAAACGAGCAAATTGACTTATTTTTAACGCCAATTGATTTAGATGTATAGAGCAAGCAAAAGCAAAAGCCCATTAGTCCATTATGCATACATGCAAGCCAACACCAGCGAGATCCTGACCACCACGTAGCTCATTAGTCCCCTAGATGCCTCGCTTGATGGCGGTGGAGGCGGAGGCGTGGTTGACCCTGAATCGGCTTGGTGTATTCCATCAGACCGCGGCAAGTCTGGGGTATCAGGAGACGGCGGGGGAGGGGTGGGACTAGGAGGAGGAAAAATAGGTTGACGGTGGCGGAGGGGTGGCTGGAGAGGAGGCGGAGGCGATGACCGTAACGGCTAGCTTCATGCCACTGATGCAGTGACCTGGTGTTGAACAAATGAAATACTTTGTTCCTCAGTCTTGAGTTCGATTTTGGTGTCTCCCTCGGAATGATTCTCGGTGGCTAAGGAGCTATCACAGCTATCGTATCAATCTTTGTTAACCACATCCACCGAGTGTACAGGACCGTACTTGAACTCTGTTTCAAATGGTCATCAATTCAAAGATAACATCAGCCAACCTCAAAGAAGCAAGCGTTTCCGTGTGCAGTAAGTTATCAACAAAATTTACCTAAAATGTCACCAACTCGGAAAGTTTTTCCGGTAAGCCTAACTGTGTAGTCCACACCACTGTAGCATTGATTAATGTCTCCGACCGTGTATGTCACAGCAACCGCAGCTGGGACAATGGATATGACTAGAAGAAGAGTGGCTGCAGCCATCTTGAACAAACCATTCGTTGCCATGTTTTGTGGTTTAATCTTATCGAGATATGTTAATGTAAGTATTTATATAAACATAGGCGTGCGAACGACTAGTGAGAAATTCAGATTAATTAAGGGAATGCGGGAAAAGTCGCCTCTTGTTAATTATTTCGGTTAGTTAATCATTGCTAATGCCTGCTGCTTTGTGTTTTGCACATCTTTTATCATGTGTTATACAGTATGGATTGAATTTATGATTGACTAAGGACATGAATGTGATCATACAAGGTTATAATTTCTAATTTCCCAATCATATTACAGGAGAGTCCTCAAAAAATCAATGCTATCATGGCCATGGCATGAGAACTCCACATAAAGTTTTAATCATTTTTTGTTTTTAGTATTACGTTCTAAAGATGATTAGGAGACAACCATGCATGTCTATGAATGGCACAGAACTTGGATTATGAGCGGCCCTTAACCGCACATAACTAGGCTTCTCTAGCCGACTTAAGAGAATAAACCGCGTAAGAGCACCATTAACCCACTATACAAAAGGGTTTCTTAGCCACTTTTTGCGCGTGAGCCCCACCAAAAAACACAAGAAACGATCTCCAAAGATATAAAATAAGAAACGGCTTTGTGGTGTTTCTTGTACTGTTTGCGGCCTCCACTGACACGTAGCAGCCTGCGATTGATTCTTTTTTTTTTTAATTAGACGAAAACAATTAATAAAAAAATAAGAAATTTATAGGGTTAATCATGCTCTAAGCACTTAATAGAGTTTTGAATCAGATGAGGAATGGTGGTCATCACTCTCTCTCTCTCCTCCAACCTACAGGAACTCAACTTACCAATGTTTTAGCTATTTTCTTCAACTTGAGGAAAAACCAACTCATAGAGCTTGTACAGATACATTTCGGTATGCATGTACCTAAAGCCTTAGCTAAGTTATATATATCAATCAAATATTATATTACATCATCCTTATTTAGTGTTGGTCCATGTTTCTCGACCGATAATCACCCTCGTAAATGACGTAACACTCTCTCTCACACACACACATCTTAAAAATAGAAACCAAAATATCTCAAACATTTATGAAAGGCGGTAAATCCAGTGAAGACATACCACATGCAAAACGAACCGTCACGCTGGTCATGCAAAGAAAAACCGGTTATTGTGTGCCTATACTCCATCATGACTTTTTTTTTTTTTTTTTTTTTNNNNNNNNNNNNNNNNNNNNNNNNNNNNNNNNNNNNNNNNNNNNNNNNNNNNNNNNNNNNNNNNNNNNNNNNNNCAGAATTTTTTTTTTTTTTTTGCTAACCGAGTATCCTGGCCCCATCGAGGTGGTCCAGACTAGAGACCGAAGTGAGCATGGACGCTGCCAGGGCGTCACCATGTGGCTCACCGTGTAACGGTCTTCGGTCTAGGATGTTGCAGCCCACATATAAATTTTCGTAATGGCCAAAGCTCGAACCCAAGGGCGGACACTCCAGCTGGAGCTTCTATACCACTAGACCAAAGCAACTTGGTTTACTCCATCATGATTTATATGTATAATGTATTAAACAATTTTTTTAAAAGCAAAAACGATGCAATCATATTAATATATATTATGATACATATCTCTACATGCAATTCACTTTAAAATTGACATCGAGAATTTGATATCTCTCACTTCATTTAATGTAAAGATGATGAGAGAAGTAGCAGGTGGGTTTCCAAAATCGTAAGCAAATGAGGAAAAAAAAGAAAA
Proteins encoded in this window:
- the LOC106339235 gene encoding putative F-box protein At3g23960 — encoded protein: MFSSVPQPQNPEGNSYAVSADHLAPFSTYSRFVGFTNGFFLYYDERLFDGLKGLVTPSTGQSLTLPRLKWRVRRNGSRSHLLGYDPIAKELSMAYRCELKDCHGGRSNVAFHIGLLPSLYASVVFTEKFSCVKFSGISSKAKPASQTLVNYNGKLGLLMSEDFSCVYGGSKSFELWVLRDAAKHEWFTHVYVLPLLWKAVVTDTMCFDGMVGTNEIVYCRRATETCIPMSYTTMSRARRSQKLESKELKPFRVKNVKLL
- the LOC106342688 gene encoding ELMO domain-containing protein A, with the translated sequence MDDREGSFVAVRRISQGLERGSVYNSSSAEGVPGSAAWLGRGLSCVCAQRRDSDTNSTFDLTPAQEECLQSLQNRIDVAYDSTIPLHQEALRDLWKLAFPEEELHGLISEQWKEMGWQGKDPSTDFRGGGFISLENLLYFARNFQKSFQDLLRKQVGDRSVWEYPFAVAGINLTFMLIQMLDLEAVKPRTAVGATFLKFLSENESAFDLLYCIAFKLMDQQWLSMRASYMEFNTVMKSTRRQLERELMLEDIMHLEDLPSYALLSQ